One Salminus brasiliensis chromosome 5, fSalBra1.hap2, whole genome shotgun sequence DNA segment encodes these proteins:
- the hccsb gene encoding holocytochrome c-type synthase: MGASVSTPASTVKAEAATVPSQFGNISPPQGCPMHQESKKSSYPSECPMHQAESPAPTPSGPVHQDRAYEFVECPMKAARAGTSDIDPTNMMPPPNQQPAPDQPFPLPVNREESKIPRAGTDKNWVYPSEQMFWNAMLRKGWRWKDEELSPNDMTNIIKIHNRNNDQAWEEILKWEALHAGECPCGPSLKRFGGKAKEFSPRARIRHWMGYELPFDRHDWIVDRCGKEVRYVIDYYEGDIDKDSYQFSILDVRPALDSLGAVWDRAKVAWWRWTS, from the exons ATGGGTGCCTCAGTGTCTACTCCTGCTTCCACTGTGAAAGCTGAGGCTGCGACAGTGCCAAGTCAGTTTGGGAACATCTCTCCTCCACAGGGCTGCCCTATGCATCAGGAAAGCAAGAAGA GTTCCTATCCATCGGAGTGCCCTATGCATCAGGCTGAGTCTCCTGCTCCAACTCCTAGTGGACCAGTGCACCAAGATCGGGCTTACGAGTTTGTGGAGTGCCCAATGAAAGCTGCAAGAGCAGGCACATCTGACATTGATCCAACAAATATG ATGCCGCCTCCTAACCAGCAGCCAGCCCCTGACCAGCCTTTTCCGTTACCAGTTAATAGAGAGGAATCCAAAATCCCCAGAGCCGGAACAGATAAGAACTGGGTTTATCCCTCAGAACAAATGTTCTGGAATGCCATGCTCAGAAAGGG GTGGCGTTGGAAAGATGAGGAACTTTCCCCAAATGACATGACTAATATCATCAAGATCCACAATCGCAACAATGATCAGGCTTGGGAGGAGATTCTGAAGTGGGAGGCACTGCATGCTGG TGAATGTCCATGCGGTCCGTCACTGAAAAGGTTTGGCGGTAAAGCAAAGGAATTTTCACCCAGGGCCAGGATACGCCATTGGATGGG gtaTGAATTACCCTTTGACCGGCACGACTGGATAGTAGATCGTTGTGGAAAAGAAGTCCGATATGTGATTGACTACTATGAAGGAGACATTGACAAAGACTCTTATCAGTTCTCCATCTTAGATGTGCGTCCGGCTTTGGACTCTCTTGGAGCAGTATGGGATAGAGCAAAGGTGGCCTGGTGGCGCTGGACATCTTAA